One stretch of Desulfobacterales bacterium DNA includes these proteins:
- a CDS encoding cold-shock protein yields MANGIVKWFNSSKGFGFIEQEDGPDVFVHHSGINATGFKTLNEGDRVTFDIEKGQKGPAAVNVTVV; encoded by the coding sequence ATGGCTAATGGAATTGTAAAATGGTTTAACAGCAGCAAAGGCTTTGGCTTCATTGAACAGGAAGATGGTCCGGATGTATTTGTTCATCATTCAGGAATCAATGCAACCGGTTTCAAGACTCTCAATGAAGGCGACCGGGTTACATTTGATATTGAAAAGGGCCAGAAAGGCCCTGCTGCAGTAAATGTAACTGTGGTTTAG
- a CDS encoding nucleotide sugar dehydrogenase has translation MITFESLCQRNDKIAVVGLGYVGLPLAVSLSDHFEVVGFDKNSERVEALRSGCDRTLEVSSERLNRSAVMFTSSAADLATCRLIIVAVPTPIDQYRIPDLEPVRSASGTVGKNLAAGSCVVYESTVYPGVTEEVCVPILERESGLVSGREFTVGYSPERINPGDKVHRLENIVKIVSGSDEATRQLLVQVYATVVSAGIHEASSIKVAEAAKVIENTQRDINIALMNELAMIFDRMQIDTLEVLKAAGTKWNFLPFQPGLVGGHCIGVDPYYLTFKAESLGYHPEMILAGRRINDGMGKYIAERTVKMLISANKQVRGARVAVLGLTFKENVPDLRNTRVVDIIRELKDYGIDVIVHDPCADSTEANAYYGVELRDMTDIRGMDAVIVAVSHKLYVDMGMSRIAGLCSDGIPILIDVKGVFGAEPSETGHIAYWRL, from the coding sequence ATGATTACTTTTGAATCATTATGTCAGCGAAACGATAAAATTGCGGTTGTCGGCCTTGGGTATGTGGGGCTTCCTCTGGCCGTCAGCCTGTCAGATCATTTTGAAGTTGTCGGGTTCGATAAAAATTCTGAACGTGTTGAAGCGCTTCGATCCGGTTGTGACCGGACGCTGGAAGTGTCATCTGAGCGGCTCAACCGCTCGGCGGTGATGTTTACCAGCAGTGCAGCTGATCTTGCAACTTGCCGGTTGATTATTGTGGCGGTTCCTACCCCCATTGATCAGTACCGTATTCCGGATCTGGAACCGGTGCGCAGTGCTTCGGGTACCGTGGGTAAGAATCTGGCGGCGGGGTCCTGTGTGGTTTATGAATCCACCGTTTATCCCGGCGTTACGGAAGAGGTGTGTGTGCCCATTCTGGAAAGGGAATCGGGGTTGGTTTCCGGCAGGGAATTTACCGTCGGGTATTCACCCGAACGGATCAATCCGGGTGATAAAGTCCATAGGCTTGAAAATATCGTCAAGATCGTATCCGGCTCGGATGAGGCGACCCGTCAGCTTCTGGTTCAGGTATACGCAACGGTTGTTTCAGCCGGCATCCATGAGGCCTCTTCAATCAAGGTGGCCGAGGCCGCAAAAGTAATCGAAAATACTCAGCGGGATATCAATATCGCCCTGATGAATGAATTGGCCATGATATTTGACCGGATGCAGATTGATACGCTGGAAGTTCTGAAAGCTGCCGGCACCAAATGGAATTTTCTACCCTTTCAGCCGGGACTGGTAGGGGGTCACTGCATCGGGGTCGATCCCTACTATCTGACGTTTAAAGCCGAATCCCTCGGGTATCATCCGGAGATGATTCTGGCCGGCCGAAGGATCAACGACGGGATGGGAAAGTATATTGCTGAACGAACGGTAAAAATGCTGATCAGCGCCAATAAACAGGTCAGGGGCGCCCGGGTGGCCGTGCTGGGCCTGACGTTCAAGGAAAATGTGCCGGATCTTCGAAACACGCGGGTAGTGGATATCATCAGGGAATTGAAAGATTATGGGATTGACGTGATCGTCCACGATCCATGTGCCGACAGCACGGAAGCAAACGCGTATTATGGAGTTGAGCTGCGGGATATGACTGATATCCGGGGGATGGATGCGGTTATCGTAGCCGTAAGCCATAAATTGTATGTGGATATGGGGATGTCCCGTATCGCAGGACTTTGCAGCGATGGTATTCCGATTCTCATTGATGTGAAAGGGGTGTTCGGCGCTGAACCGTCGGAAACAGGGCATATCGCGTATTGGCGACTTTGA
- a CDS encoding radical SAM protein, protein MEYCLVTMRYEGPIYRPPSEADSLLIQATVGCPHNQCTFCMVYRNGPRFKIRSVSDIREDILDARRVYGSGIRTLFFPAGNTIAMKTDDLSEICRFARQVFPDLERITVYGSSRYIHQKGPEDLKRLAEAGLSRIHVGLESGDDVVLAHIRKGTCSRQQIEAGRWTMEAGIELSLYVMLGIGGRVRSESHARETVKVLNEISPDFIRLRTFVPKINTPLLKEVEAGSFHMLGPHGVLLETRTLVTDLQVASWLASDHYTNYIHIEGRLPDDKCRMLQTIDNALKREENTFRPFFVGTE, encoded by the coding sequence ATGGAGTATTGTTTGGTCACCATGCGCTACGAAGGTCCCATTTATCGTCCTCCCAGCGAGGCGGATTCACTGCTGATTCAGGCGACGGTTGGTTGCCCGCATAACCAGTGTACGTTTTGTATGGTATACCGAAACGGGCCCCGGTTCAAAATCCGGAGTGTCTCTGATATCCGGGAGGATATTCTCGATGCACGACGGGTGTACGGCTCCGGTATCCGGACGTTGTTTTTTCCGGCCGGCAACACCATTGCGATGAAGACCGATGATCTGAGCGAGATCTGCCGGTTTGCCCGACAGGTGTTTCCGGATCTGGAACGGATCACCGTATACGGCTCTTCCCGGTATATTCACCAGAAGGGGCCGGAAGACCTGAAACGGCTGGCTGAAGCCGGATTGTCCCGGATACATGTCGGACTGGAATCCGGGGATGATGTCGTTCTCGCCCACATCCGGAAGGGGACTTGCAGCCGCCAGCAGATCGAGGCCGGTCGATGGACCATGGAAGCCGGTATTGAACTGAGTCTCTATGTGATGCTGGGCATCGGGGGCCGGGTGCGAAGCGAATCCCATGCACGGGAAACGGTGAAAGTTCTGAACGAAATTTCTCCGGATTTTATCCGGCTGAGAACGTTCGTCCCCAAGATCAATACGCCTCTGTTGAAAGAAGTTGAAGCAGGTTCTTTTCATATGCTCGGCCCCCATGGCGTTCTTCTGGAAACGAGAACGCTGGTCACCGACCTTCAGGTCGCTTCCTGGCTGGCCAGTGATCATTATACCAATTACATTCATATCGAAGGACGGCTTCCGGATGATAAATGCCGGATGCTGCAGACCATTGACAACGCCCTGAAACGGGAGGAAAATACATTCAGACCCTTTTTTGTCGGGACGGAATAA
- a CDS encoding YkgJ family cysteine cluster protein — protein sequence MKELANYYQLVGRVDDLCRKIRQDYSEEMVCKKGCAGCCRHISIFPVEAAALSVACNHLSPDLADHIRSNAGRSSPGGGCPLLENSICLLYPARPIICRTHGFPILLNRDDEPKVDYCPLNFKAKEISSFPSGHLIDLEHLNQLLVMINALFLEQCGSPSGLPERLTIAESVRMPVQSFRTVR from the coding sequence ATGAAAGAGCTGGCGAATTATTATCAGCTGGTAGGCAGGGTAGATGACCTGTGTCGGAAAATCCGGCAGGATTATAGCGAAGAGATGGTCTGCAAAAAGGGCTGCGCCGGCTGCTGCCGACATATTTCGATATTTCCGGTCGAAGCGGCCGCGTTATCCGTTGCATGCAATCATCTTTCCCCGGATCTGGCCGATCATATCAGAAGCAACGCGGGCAGGTCTTCACCGGGAGGGGGCTGCCCCCTTCTTGAGAACAGCATCTGCCTGCTTTATCCGGCGAGGCCGATCATCTGCAGGACCCATGGCTTTCCAATTCTTCTCAATCGGGACGATGAACCGAAAGTGGATTACTGCCCGTTGAATTTCAAAGCCAAAGAGATATCCTCATTTCCGTCCGGACACCTGATTGATCTTGAACATCTCAATCAGCTGCTTGTCATGATCAATGCCCTGTTTTTGGAACAGTGCGGTTCGCCCTCCGGCTTGCCGGAACGGTTGACAATTGCCGAATCGGTACGGATGCCGGTTCAATCATTCCGGACGGTGCGTTAA